The genome window AAATATTTCTTGCTGATTTTCCGATAATGACTGACCACGGTACTTTTATTATCAATGGAATAGAGCGTGTCATTGTCGCACAGCTCGCGCGTTCATTTGGTGTATTTTTTAATGTTCAGGAAATTAAAGGAAAGAGATATTTTGGAGCAAAAATTATTCCTGCCCGTGGAGCATGGATTGAAATAGAAAGTGATCCGGATGGTGCTATATATATTAAAATAGACCGAAAGAGAAAATTTCCAATAACGACGCTATTGCGGGTGCTGGGAGCACATTTTGATCGGGATATGTATTCCCTATTTGAAAACAACCAATTTGCAAAGCAAGTCATTAAAGACACTCTTGAAAATGATCCGGCAAAAACAGTTGAAGATGCATACACAGAGATCCATAAAAAATTGCGCGATGGTGACCCTGCCACTCCAGAAAATGCTCGAGATTTTATACAATCTATTTTCAGTAAAGAACGATATGACTTATCACCAGTGGGACGTCATCGTTTCAATCAACGTTTTGGAAAGCTGACCAATAAGGATGAGATGTCACGCAAAACTATTTCTCTTGATGATATGGTTTCTATAGTGTCGCATATCATAAAACTCAACAATACCAACGGAGCTGAGCCGGACGATATTGACCATCTTGGTTTTAGGAGGGTGCGATATGTTGGTGAAATGCTCCAGCAAAAAGTGCGTGTTGGTATGTCGCGGATGAAACGAAATATTCAGGACAGGATGTCTACCGTTGATGCAGAAACCACACTTCCCGTTCAACTGATAAATCCGCGACCGCTCCAGGCAAGTATCAAAGAATTTTTTACAACCAATCAGCTATCGCAGTTTATGCAACAGCAAAATGTTCTTACAGAACTTGAGCATCTGCGAACACTTTCGGCTCTTGGACCAGGAGGACTCACTCGTGAGCGAGCGGGTCTTGAGGTCCGCGATGTGCACCCGTCTCATTATGGCAGATTGTGTCCGATTCACACACCAGAAGGTCCAAACATTGGACTTATTCTCCATCTTGCAACATACGCACGTATCAACGAATTCGGCATGATAGAAACACCGTATGCAAAAGTAAGCAATGGAGTGGTAACCAGTGAAATAGTATATCTCAATGCGCATGAGGAAGAGAAGTACAACATTGCCCATGCTGCAATCAAGCAGGATGATAAGGGAAATATTTTAGAAGATGAGGTTGAGGTGCGCATAGAAGCAGAACCAGGAATTGCAAAAAAAGAAGATGTGCACTTTATCGATATTGCAACCAATCAACCGTTTTCTATTGCAACATCCATGATTCCATTTATTGAAAACGATGATGCAAACCGAGCACTTATGGGCTCAAATATGCAGAAGCAGGCAACCCCGTGCATCATTCCGGAGGCACCATACGTTGCAACCGGAATAGAGGAAGAGGCGGCAAAAAATACCGGTAGAATAGTGATCGCAAAAGAAGACGGTATCGTGTCTTTTGTAGATGCTTCTAAGATTGTTATACAAAATAGCAAAAATGAACAAAAGGAATATAATCTTGTTAATTTTTCACGGACACATGACTTCTCTTCATTTCATCAAAGACCAGTAGTTGACACTAATCAAAAAATTAAAAAAGGAGACTTGCTTGCCGATGCATCCTCAACCGCAGGGGGGCAGATGGCACTCGGACAGAATATGCGTGTCGCATTTATGTCGTGGTCAGGCGCCAACTACGAAGATGCAATCATCATTTCCGAGCGGTTGGTTAAGCACAGCAGATTTACAAGTATTAGAATAGACGAGCACGAAGTGAATGTTCGCGATACAAAACTTGGTCCAGAAGTGACCACACA of Patescibacteria group bacterium contains these proteins:
- a CDS encoding DNA-directed RNA polymerase subunit beta encodes the protein MDKEKSTTVVQQKGKRQQKYFGRFKKPLINMPDLIGPQRDSFAWFIEEGLEEVFKEFSPIKDYSEKKFELEFVRFELGVPKYDEYYAKRQMLSYNAPLRLIVRLKNKTIGGTKEQEIFLADFPIMTDHGTFIINGIERVIVAQLARSFGVFFNVQEIKGKRYFGAKIIPARGAWIEIESDPDGAIYIKIDRKRKFPITTLLRVLGAHFDRDMYSLFENNQFAKQVIKDTLENDPAKTVEDAYTEIHKKLRDGDPATPENARDFIQSIFSKERYDLSPVGRHRFNQRFGKLTNKDEMSRKTISLDDMVSIVSHIIKLNNTNGAEPDDIDHLGFRRVRYVGEMLQQKVRVGMSRMKRNIQDRMSTVDAETTLPVQLINPRPLQASIKEFFTTNQLSQFMQQQNVLTELEHLRTLSALGPGGLTRERAGLEVRDVHPSHYGRLCPIHTPEGPNIGLILHLATYARINEFGMIETPYAKVSNGVVTSEIVYLNAHEEEKYNIAHAAIKQDDKGNILEDEVEVRIEAEPGIAKKEDVHFIDIATNQPFSIATSMIPFIENDDANRALMGSNMQKQATPCIIPEAPYVATGIEEEAAKNTGRIVIAKEDGIVSFVDASKIVIQNSKNEQKEYNLVNFSRTHDFSSFHQRPVVDTNQKIKKGDLLADASSTAGGQMALGQNMRVAFMSWSGANYEDAIIISERLVKHSRFTSIRIDEHEVNVRDTKLGPEVTTHDIPNVGETKLKNLDEDGIITIGAEVRVGDILVGKVTPKGETQLTPEERLLRSIFGEKAKDVKDTSLRMEGSKRGRVIGVKVFSRENGDNLDSGIIKRIHVTVAQLRNVSVGDKLAGRHGNKGVISRILPEEDMPFSKEGEPIDVILTPLGVPSRMNLGQILELHLGLAAHALNYQAIVPSFAGATGNEIKEELKKAGFAENGKMTLYDGRTGEAFEQDVAVGYMYILKLHHMVEDKIHMRSIGPYSLITQQPLGGKAQAGGQRFGEMEVWALLGYGAAYTLREMLTIKSDDIVGRSAAFDAIVKGEKISHPHTPAAFNVLLNNLRGLALDVLLKKPEIEHEKSTTE